In a genomic window of Acidimicrobiales bacterium:
- a CDS encoding NAD(P)-dependent oxidoreductase encodes MASGGRPRALVTAPLRGEGLERLARLADLVHEPWIDQQPLRMYSSEQLRDRLDAEDADILVVETDFVGPEVFSRPVRVVASTRGDPNNVDVAAATAAGIPVLHCPGRNADAVAELAVGLMFAVTRGVVPADADVRAGQSYRDGTIPYQRFRAWELAGRTVGLVGLGAVARALRWRLEGLGMTVVAYDPYNDEAKLSLDELLERSDLVSMHAPVTPETTGMIGARQFGLMRPGAVFINTARAQLHDTDALVEALRSGHLGGAGLDHFVGENIPVDHPLVSMSNVVLTPHIGGATWDTEARQASMVADDLERILAGQAPVRIVNPEVLR; translated from the coding sequence ATGGCATCGGGTGGACGGCCGCGGGCTCTCGTGACCGCACCGCTACGGGGGGAGGGACTCGAGCGGCTGGCGCGCCTGGCCGACCTCGTCCACGAGCCCTGGATCGACCAGCAGCCGCTGCGCATGTACAGCTCGGAGCAGCTCCGCGACCGGCTGGACGCCGAGGACGCCGACATCCTCGTGGTCGAGACCGACTTCGTGGGCCCCGAGGTCTTCTCCCGGCCCGTGCGGGTCGTGGCATCCACGCGCGGGGACCCCAACAACGTCGACGTGGCCGCCGCCACGGCAGCGGGCATCCCGGTCCTCCACTGCCCCGGCCGCAACGCCGACGCGGTGGCCGAGCTGGCCGTCGGTCTCATGTTCGCCGTGACGCGCGGGGTGGTGCCGGCCGACGCCGACGTGCGCGCCGGGCAGTCCTACCGGGACGGGACGATCCCGTACCAGCGGTTCCGCGCCTGGGAGTTGGCCGGGCGGACGGTGGGCCTGGTCGGTCTCGGCGCGGTGGCCCGGGCGCTGCGCTGGCGCCTCGAAGGCCTGGGCATGACCGTCGTGGCCTACGACCCGTACAACGACGAGGCCAAGCTCTCTCTCGACGAGCTGCTGGAGCGCTCCGACCTGGTGTCGATGCACGCGCCGGTCACACCGGAGACCACCGGGATGATCGGCGCCCGCCAGTTCGGCCTGATGCGGCCCGGCGCCGTTTTCATCAATACGGCCCGCGCCCAGCTCCACGACACCGACGCCCTCGTCGAGGCCCTGCGCTCCGGCCACCTCGGCGGCGCCGGCCTGGACCACTTCGTCGGGGAGAACATACCCGTCGACCACCCGCTCGTGTCCATGTCCAACGTCGTGCTCACCCCGCACATCGGCGGCGCCACGTGGGACACCGAGGCCCGCCAGGCGTCGATGGTGGCCGACGATCTCGAGCGGATACTCGCCGGCCAGGCGCCGGTGCGCATCGTCAACCCGGAGGTGCTGAGATGA